The window ACCCTTGAATCTGACCTGggaactccagctggtgcaaaatgaggTCACATGCCTTCTGACTGGGACATCTGTGTGAGCGCACATTGAGACAGCACTCCACTgattgcactggcttccagttgagtaccagatcaggttcaaggtgatGATACTAACCCTTAAGGCCCTATGTGGTCAGGGAccatcatatctgcaggaccTCCTCCCCCATTATGTCTCCAGAAGAGATTTATGCTCATCTCAGCAACTTCTTCTGATAATCTGCTTAGCCTCGaccagagccagagcttttttggcaCTGGCTCTGGCCTGATTGAACATgctccctatttatttatttatttatattgggatttataccccgcccttcgcaccgaagtgtctcagggcggcttacaacatgataattcaaatactacaatttaaaacacttacaagtaaaattaaaaccataaattaataaaagcaagatagataaaaaccggcggtctacagatgcattttgttctactgagattagggccctgtggaacttactacaatttcacagggcctgtaaaatggagctgtttcaccaggcctttggttgaggtgctAGGTGTCAAATTCTATTGCATCACCTGTTCTAACCCACTCATGGCTGATTATTATATCATCTGTGTTATTAACGTTTAGGTCTGCAGGCAGTATAAACCCAGTGCCTGGAGATTTTATTGGACTGCCATCATTAGATATCAGCTGGTTCAGATTTATGGGAACCATTTGGTTGTTTTATCATTCTGTTATGACCCACCCTAAGCCTGTTAGAggaggaggatgggatataaatcacatGAAATAAATTAATTACTAGCAGCATTAAAAGCacatgggtgcggtcacactcaccattaaatccatctgcaacgcgcctctattataatccgcacaaccaatttcccgatcagacaacagcctgGCTCCAGATccatcccatgtgggtcccgtcgctggtcgatcagagtgctcaaccggacctcattttttgagatggcattccacactcgcacaagcacagtaccatgggatatcgtgcttggcttttttttaaaaaaaaaggtgccagaaaaggtgggcgatctgcccccccccatttaaacacccggaaagggaagcccaggagttctctttgctgtctctcagcctggcggggagatagcaaaggtgcgggatcttcctcccccccccatttaaacaccccaccgtgctgtttaaatgggaggggggcgcacagcaactctctttgctgtctctgcgcctggcggggagatagcaaaggtgctggatcttcctctctccccccccccatttaaacaccccgccgtggtgtttaaatggggggaggcgcatggcaactctctttgctgtctctccgcctggcggggagatagcaaaggtgtcggatcttcctcccccccatttaaacaccccgccgtggtgtttaaatggggggggcacacagcaactctctttgctgtctctccgctggcggggagatggcaaaggtgggtcatcctcctcccctggcagggagacagcaaatgtgggtgttctgcccccccccccatttaggaaaggtcctctgtgcaagcaccagtcattttcgactctggggtgacgctgctttcacaaagttttcatggcagaccttttacggtgtggtttgccattgccttccccggtcattacacttctccccccccccccccagcaagctgggtactcattttaccgacctcggaaggatggaaggctgagtcgacaaTTGCTGgagcaatgatatcatttggagtgggctctcgcaaggaagcggatgtgcgcttgcgatgagtcggctacaatggagcgttcaaacatagaaagtacgcgcaggagtcgtcagaagcattcttattccggatataatgtactatcaaaaaagtccgcgtatCAGTCGTTGCAGTTCGGGACacaaacgagccaacgaccattgccagatgctgatgtttggacaacggCATAAAATCTGACacgcatctggctttcatccatgcccatctcgtcagtatatgtgcgtctgacctcggcccatGAATTTTAGATAACCACAATTCTTAAATTCAGTACtcaaattttattttatgtatttgttAACAAACATGAGTTATTATTACCACAATCTAAATATGCCATTATATAATTATCCTATTGATATAACATGTACCAAACTGCAGTGATTTAAGGCTTGGCAGGATCACAGATTAAGGAGGTCCCATTCATTGTATTTGACATCTGGAGTATACTGTGCACTGTGTtttctattatttatttcattttcttgCTATGCTTATGTATGCCTATCAAGTCTCAGCCAATTTACAgcgaccccatggggttttcaaggcaagagacattcagagaaggtttgcccattgcctgcctcaatgtcatgaccctgggagttcctggagatctcctattcaaatactaaccagagctaaccctgcttagcttctgagatctgacaagatcaggctagcctggtcaaTCCAGGTCAGAGTTATTTTAGCACTAGTGGAAATATTTCAAACATTTCTCTGAGCATGAGGAAATTGCTATCACTGTTTCCCATTTATATATGCTTAAAGTGAAAACTGGGATTTTAACAAGATTCCAAAGCTGCACATAAAAATCTTAATGCTTTCTTGGCTTTCTCAGTTTTAAAGCTTTCACAATCATTTTACTTACTGTTTGCTTCTCTTTTAGCAAGAAGTTGTTGTGCAGGAGTCTGGGTCTGTGGTGGCCAAGGTATTCTCTTCAGCTCATGGAATAGTGCTTGTGAATGGGCTAAATAAACTATCCCGGTCTTCAAAATCAATTGCTAAGCTTTTGCAGCCACGACTTGCAAAAAAATTTGCAGAGCTAAAAATGATTTCAAAACGTCTCTTGAAAAATGTAAATGCTTCCAACCAGCCTTTGTATAAAATGGTGAGTAAAGGATTCAACCACTGTATCTCATATTTTCTAACTATACCCTGTTATGCATATGTCCAAGGCACTCCTGCATTGACTCATGcattgaacaaacatgtggacaaaggagacccaatagatgttgtttaccttgacttccaaaaagtttttgataaagttcctcatcaaaggctcattAGAAAgatcgagagtcatggagtgaaaggacaggtccccttgtggatcaaaaactggctaattaataggaagcagagagtgagtataaatgggcagtcttcgcagtggaggacggtaagcagtggggtgcagcagggctcagtactgggttccatgctctttaacttgttcataaatgatttgaacataagagaagccatgttagatcaggccaatggcccatccagtccaacactctgagcgttttcgcactgaccttactcgggagcgacgtccctcatcaccgcacagcgtctgcgcagatttcgcactaattgctccgcagaacccagaagagccgcaaagtcctgcggcttttgcgtcgcaaatgtaaactggacaaaaaccagtttacatttgcgacgcaaaagccgtgggactttgcggctcttacaggttctgcagagcaattagtgcgaaatccgcgcagacgctgcgcggtgaagagggacgtcgcgcccgagtaaggtcagtgcaaaaacgccctctgtgtcacacagtggcaaatttatatatatatatatatatatatatatatatatatatatatatatatatatatatatatatacacacacacacacacacacacacacacacacacacacactgtggctaatagccattgatggacctctgctccatatttttatctaaacccctcttgaaggtggctatgcttgtggccgccaccacctcctgtggcagtgaattccacatgttaatcaccctttgggtgaagaagtacttccttttatccgttttaacctgtctgctcagcaatttcatcgaatgcccacgagttcttgtattgtgagaaagggagaaaagaacttctttctctactttctccatcccatgcattatcttgtaaacctctatcatgtcaccctgcaatcgacgtttctccaagctaaagagccccaagcgttttaacctttctccatagggaaagtgttccaaccctttaatcattctagttgcccttttctggactttttccaatgctatagtatcctttttgaggtgcggtgaccagaattgcacacagtactccaaatgagaccgcaccatcgatttatacagggacattatgatactggctgatttgttttaatttcccttcctaataattcccagcatggcgttggccttttttattgcaaacgcacactgtcttgacattttcagtgagttatctaccacgaccccaagatctctctcttggtcagtctctgccagttcacaccccatcaacttgtatttgtagctgggattcttggccccaatgtgcattagtttgcacttggccacattgaaccgcatctgccatgttgatgcccactcacccagcctcaacagatccctttggagttcctcacaatcctctctggttctcaccaccctgaacaatttagtgtcatctgcaaacttggccacttcactgctcactcccaactctaaatcatttatgaacaagttaaagagcatgggacccagtaccgagccctgcggcaccgcactgcttaccatcctccactgcgaagactgcccatttatactcactctctgcttcctattactcagccagtttttgatccacaagaggacctgtccttttactccatgagtactccatttggagttggaagtgagtcgtgaagtggccaggtttgcagatgacacaaaattgttcagggtggtgagaaccagagacgattgtgaggcactccaaagggatctgggaGCCTTAGAAACACCCATAACAGCTTGATCGGCAGCTCCATGAGCACAAAGAGGGGGCTTCCGGTCGAGCATTGGAGGGAGGCAGACGTGCGGCTCTACGGCTCTGTAACGATAAGTCTATGAAGTTATAGAAAGTAACCACAGCCTCTGGAGAATGATATGTGTAACTGAAAGCCTGTGCCCAGGATTTTTGATCAAAACAATAATGGGTAATTtaaacagcagcatctaaaagcGTTAACAGATTCAGACCACACTCACAAGCACACATACATTGAATGTCTTTATTTTTACTAGGGAGTCCCACCAAGTTCAATAGGACTTAATCTTAAGCAAGAGCACAGAGTGCAATTTTCAGTCCCACTGAAATTACTGGCAACTATTTCCAAGTAGGAGGACTGAAATCTGATGGAACAAATTGCCTGATGTACTTTAGGTTATGTTTCAAAGTTAAGCAGTTTTATGACCCAGTGATTTTAGTGGGGAAAATATAAGCCTGTTTTACGTCAGACAGAGCAAAGTTTTTGTTTCTGGAAACTACTTAGCtgtttttcacttgccttgagagcCAACGGTCACAAAACGACACCTCAGTGGGCGCAGCCAGTTACAGAATGACAGCTTGTGTACAGAAATTGCATTTCAGAGAAAGCAGATAGACAAACTTTTTTTCTCTGCTGTTTCCCCAAAGCAAATAATCACACCTTAAATTGTAACTTGCCCTGTTGAGGAAAAAATATACAGCCTTTGAAAAGGCAAACAGCAGTTCTGATGCAGGGGAGGAGTGTCAGTAGCATGTTCCATCCCCATACTGAGCAAATTTGTGTTTGTGTACATGTGGGTGTATATGCACATGCacctgggaaggaggaggagaggtggaTGCAAAAGGGTGATAGTACTGTCATTTCCCATTTAGATCATAGGTGCTTGCATGAGTCTCCCCTATTTGCATAAacagaaagaggagagaagctgTTGCTATTACTTTATAGGAAAGTGGTTACAGCAGCACTGGGAGAGAGGTGGAGAGTGACTTTTAGCACCCAACTAGACAGGTTTTTAAAGACCTGGATCTGGACTCCCCATAACCAGCTTGGGATCCTCACTGCCACACTGCAGCTGTTGGTAATAGCTTTTAAATAATAAAAGAGAGGCAGTTTTGGCTTGGACACctgctgccaggggaggaaggaCTCCAACCTGCCCCCCAGCCATTTTCCTACCCCAAAAGAAAGCTGGGGAgagttatttccccttttttgtcaACGCTCTCCACCAGTGCTATTTCAGCACAGGAAAACTTCTGGGGGCAGGGAGCAGGAGCTCTTCCTTCTTTGCAGGAGTGTTCTGCacccaaactgactctcctttaCTTTAAAAAAGCCACTTCTAATGGCTGCTGTGGGGAACCCAACTTGGGTACAGGGAACCAGACCCTACTCTTTAAATACCagaatgtctagtttggcccttaattGCTTGGAGAATTACTGGTCACTCCAAGTGAATTTCTGTCCATTTCTGGCTTATATCTCAAAATAACTGCAAGTGGATATTTACTGAATTGTAATTTTGCCCCCCAAATTGCCTACTTGACTCTTTTCTCTTCAGGACAGAAAGCAGTTGTTTTATGATGTCATTTCTTACCCAGCAAAAACCGCCCTCACTGGTGTAATGTGTGCTTCTTACGCAGCACTAATTTATCTGGTAAGTTAGCAAGCACCCTTACAGTGATCCCTCTTCTGTTAGCCTTCCGTTTCTCAAATATTATATTTATTATctgcataaaaataaaaactgtgtTTTCTTATTTAAAGTTATAGAAGTTTTAAAGTACAAAATATACACTTGGGTTTGGTTCCACCAGATTTccatgaatgggggtggggggcagttttgactgatttttttcctccagctGCAGACTTCTGAGTCCTCCTTCATGCTGTTCCTAGTGGTCCCATTTCCCAGGAGTAGCATTTTGAACTGCAACAAGAGCAGAAATGCCCCTTGTGGTAGCTGAAGGAGATTCAGGATCAGACTTAATATGTGTGCTATATATgtgattgttattattattacacagGCAGTTGCCATTAGTAAACTCCtggaaaaatttaaaaagattgcTCAAGGAGAAAAGACCTCCAGGGAAAGCAGCAGCAATGGTGTCAATGGAAATGGACTTTCCAGAGCTGCTAACGCAGCAAGCTACTCTGCACCGTCTGCTACACAGCAAGTGCCTTCCGAGTGTATCATTAAGGCATCAAGGAACACTGGCAGCATCTATACTCTACATTCAGCACTGGATTCAGAAAATGAACAGTAAGGTTCCCTTGTAGAATATCCTTGTCTTTGATATTTCTGCTGTTTTGTGAATATCCAAACATGCAAAGATATTCCTCATTTCCATTAATCGGCTAAAATGAATAACTACCATTGTTAACAGTTGATAGTTCACTGTTCCTTGCCTAGAAGGAAACAAAAGTAACTGTTTGACATTGTGCGCATTCAGTGCCACATTCTGTAAAAACAAATTCCATAGGgtcagccatgttagtctgctgctgccaaaaaaaaaaaaactccccaaAATCCAAGTGTgggattttaaactttaaaaatgtattgTGGCATAAACTTTTGTAAGCTAGATTCTACTTCATCAGACGCATGAACTGTTTCCTAGAAAGCATAAACTGTCAGACTATGCATGCCAACTGCagctccaattttttaaaaaggcagttaCTTATTGTGTTACAGCTGTCTATCAAAGGTCCTGAATGTCCTCAGCACCACTAGGTTGCAAACCAATTTGACAGCACCAAGTGCAAGAAAAAAATGTACATCGACTTGCTTCAGTGAAAAagcaaatgtttaaaaaaaagtttcagaAAACTTATTAAATGTCTCTCAGTATATGTAATATGCCACATTATTTTATCTAACAGGTGAAAAGTGACTAACATTTTAACAAATGATTGATATTGACAAGgtcattttgaaaaaaattatagCAAAATGGCTGCCTATGTTGTATGTCCAAACTGTTTTTACTTTCCAAACCACCTTCAATAGGCTTATCCTAGTTGCCTAGATTTCTTGCTTCACACTCTTTTGCCTCTTAATTTCGTATGCATGTATTTTTACTccaaaattttttttttcagatgctttgtTAAGAATAATAACTAAAAAAGCAATCACTGACTAGTACACAGCTCCTGCATTTCTAGCTCTGAGAATATTTCTCagattaagagccacataggtgCTTGGCCCCATTTCATGCTTTCCTTCCAAACTCTGACTTGCTAGTCAGTTAGCTACCCACTGTGTGAGCAGGCTATGCTGCTCTTAAAAGCCCCACCTACTCAACAGCAACTGCCAAGCTTATTCAAAGCTTATGTGTGAAAAGGGCTTTGTTGCTCACAAACACTCTCCCAGTAAAGGGCTCTGAACACTGAAGAAAGGGGCTTTGTTTGCTGCTAGAAAATAAAAGATATTCTTCCTTAGCAGAAGGCCTAAAGATCCCACATGGCTGCTACTGAAAAGCTCTTCCAAGGGATGGCCTCAACATCTGAAATACTTTATCATGTACACTGTTATCATGCCCACTGTTCCAGCAGATACCAGCAATGTATGACTACATGTGACTGAGCCACAGTACATAGCAACGGGCTTCCATCTCTCACATTATTATGTACCATCACATGGTGGCACTTGACACTGAGATTGTGACTCAATGCCAACCCAGATGAAATGCTGGGAGTTTTAAGAACAGAATTCCCAGAGTTCTTTTCCATTCAATTATCATGAAAGGATGAGAGCGCAGGCCTTTCCCTgcaccattttcccaacctgaaacacCCATTTTTCCTCTCTGGTCCTGGATCACCCAGACTTTTATTCCTGCATTAGTTTAGAGCATCACATACACACagatatatatacgcacacacccTTCTCTGTTACTTCAAACAATACCCCCTCCTAGGGATGATCTATTACAGTTGTATAGCCACATACACAAATTGGTTACTTCTCCTCACCCATTGGGACAGAAGCTGgacaaactcagcttagaatcatagaatcatagagt is drawn from Heteronotia binoei isolate CCM8104 ecotype False Entrance Well chromosome 4, APGP_CSIRO_Hbin_v1, whole genome shotgun sequence and contains these coding sequences:
- the SPATA9 gene encoding spermatogenesis-associated protein 9; translation: MALRPIGWICGEMVRKFAGQAEIIQRVFLEVIDEIRDEFPNLLRLSSSNQQEVVVQESGSVVAKVFSSAHGIVLVNGLNKLSRSSKSIAKLLQPRLAKKFAELKMISKRLLKNVNASNQPLYKMGDSTQLFYDVISYPAKTALTGVMCASYAALIYLAVAISKLLEKFKKIAQGEKTSRESSSNGVNGNGLSRAANAASYSAPSATQQVPSECIIKASRNTGSIYTLHSALDSENEQKEGSAEHMENERTGRTLI